A single Papilio machaon chromosome 12, ilPapMach1.1, whole genome shotgun sequence DNA region contains:
- the LOC106719115 gene encoding ribonucleases P/MRP protein subunit POP1 has protein sequence MDNPQFDATLGGEEHLPFTVNSFKFTASRSIEIAAMSESILRPSKTKLIFQTLPVHMRRRVMSHNCKRLPRRLREGHLEQLKKSGLPPKQKRPSRKYRRRPANLLNEYNRRQKRNIWLETHIWHAKRFHMIERWGYRLADRPCDKAFRACYRASSAHCLLQDVSYYTHIQITGPIELIGEIFDRITNKSCGLSVTAKAYTGGNRRGNIDIYNPNAYPFGYVGRIQFLWITKEDSNKELWLLVHPSQIKQIELLLSNFINPNSENLPLEHIEKKRKLTNKYSDIKINILTKAFNMFRLTGPKSQAILNSAIKCIKALNQVNDSWLTQIRNTSSLHLEEKNDYWENAKLSNSPALLPPNVVIGLIIKDPRLSRPSYRTKAQNNSPEDVNVASLINIPSYLSHSPIWDTRLHENIKKKLMTNAQFIKHVTKTQLVPGEINEDDPALQYVPVVLMQRPGSQNANSKKLGYGSGWDIIVPAGYGIPFWQTLVMFGGRAGGLRETESIAFEMGENFLPPDSEAGIFEEKRIEQQLIERYFRRPPSKRVNYQKLGVNSPFICPWRILLSDWSGKNVNDLYVMRDRKLLELLQDCLTKKVVPNIDNADACLVPVCLHMENKGNLKQHAMICLPQSNDLQIIKTLYEPLHEDKNEKLRKQKRKQHLQLLKQMKRKRRKIKKSGCQVKNVKIVSNREPSEYVKSMRELWLPSNITTVRNTCLRPVLGYVCKGDFSFTEAKSVGVGYIALNGLINLIKAGLNKVLIRNTSSRKYRIAKIVVIKTE, from the exons ATGGATAATCCGCAATTTGATGCCACTTTAGGTGGTGAAGAACACCTACCATTTACCGTAAATAGCTTTAAATTTACCGCTTCACGAAGTATTGAAATTGCAGCAATGTCTGAAAGTATTCTGCGCCCGAGTAAAACTAAGTTAATTTTCCAAACTCTCCCTGTTCATATGAGACGTAGGGTTATGAGCCACAATTGTAAACGACTGCCGAGAAGGTTGAGGGAAGGCCATTTAGAGCAGTTAAAAAAGAGTGGACTGCCACCTAAACAAAAGAGACCATCTAGGAAATATAGACGGCGTCCCGCGAATTTATTGAATGAGTATAACAGAAGACAAAAGCGAAATATTTGGCTAGAAACACACATTTGGCATGCAAAAAGGTTTCATATGATTGAACGTTGGGGTTACCGCCTTGCAGACCGTCCCTGCGACAAGGCATTTCGTGCTTGTTACAGAGCAAGTTCTGCACACTGTTTATTACAAGATGTTTCCTATTATACACATATTCAGATTACTGGACCTATTGAACTTATAGGTGAGATATTTGACcgcattacaaataaatcatgtGGACTAAGTGTGACTGCCAAAGCCTATACTGGAGGAAATAGAAGAGGAAATATTGATATATACAATCCAAATGCTTATCCTTTTGGCTATGTTGGTAGAATTCAGTTTCTTTGGATAACAAAAGAGGATAGTAATAAGGAATTATGGCTGTTAGTCCATCCATCTCAAATCAAACAAATAGAGTTACTTTTATCAAACTTTATAAATCCTAATTCAGAAAATTTACCTCTTGAGCACAttgaaaaaaagagaaaattaacaaataaatattctgatataaaaattaatatattgacCAAAGCCTTTAATATGTTTCGCTTAACTGGTCCCAAAAGTCAGGCCATTTTAAATTCTgccataaaatgtataaaagccTTAAATCAAGTAAATGATAGCTGGTTGACTCAAATAAGGAATACATCAAGTTTACATttggaagaaaaaaatgattactGGGAAAAtgcaaagttatcaaattcaCCTGCATTATTACCACCTAATGTGGTAATAGGGCTGATTATTAAAGACCCTCGTTTAAGCAGACCATCATATCGTACTAAGGCGCAAAACAACAGCCCTGAAGATGTAAATGTTGCTTCATTAATTAACATCCCATCTTACCTGTCACACTCACCCATATGGGATACTCGACTTcatgaaaatataaagaagaaaCTAATGACCAATGCccagtttataaaacatgtaacaAAAACACAATTAGTGCCCGGAGAAATCAATGAGGATGATCCAGCATTGCAATATGTTCCTGTAGTGTTAATGCAAAGACCTGGATCACAGAATGCAAACTCTAAAAAACTGG GTTATGGAAGTGGATGGGATATTATAGTACCTGCTGGCTATGGAATTCCATTCTGGCAGACGTTGGTAATGTTTGGTGGTCGAGCCGGTGGCCTCCGTGAGACAGAAAGTATAGCCTTCGAAATGGGGGAAAACTTTCTTCCACCTGATTCTGAAGCAGGAATTTTTGAAGAGAAAAGAATAGAACAACAACTCATAGAAAGATATTTTCGTCGACCACCAAGCAAGAGAGTCAATTATCAAAAGTTGGGTGTAAACAGCCCTTTTATCTGTCCATGGAGAATATTACTGAGTGATTGGAGTGGGAAAAATGTGAATGATTTGTATGTGATGAGAGATCGAAAACTTTTAGAGTTGTTGCAG gATTGTTTGACTAAAAAGGTGGTTCCTAATATTGATAATGCTGATGCATGTTTGGTTCCCGTGTGCCTGCATATGGAAAACAAGGGTAATTTAAAACAGCATGCAATGATATGTCTACCACAAAGTAATGATCTCCAAATAATCAAAACTCTTTACGAACCACTGCATgaagataaaaatgaaaaattgagGAAACAAAAGAGAAAACAACACTTGCAGTTATTAAAgcaaatgaaaagaaaaaggcgaaaaattaaaaaatctggaTGTCAG gttaaaaatgtaaagatagTGAGCAATCGTGAACCTTCAGAATATGTTAAAAGTATGAGAGAACTTTGGCTGCCATCAAATATAACGACAGTTCGGAACACTTGTTTAAGGCCAGTGCTGGGTTATGTGTGCAAAGGAGATTTCAGTTTTACTGAAGCAAAAAGTGTTGGCGTCGGTTACATTGCTTTAAACGGTTTAATTAACCTTATAAAGGCTGGattaaataaagtacttaTACGAAATACTTCATCGCGTAAATACCGTATAGCAAAAATTGTTGTGATCAAAACTGAGTGA